Below is a genomic region from Biomphalaria glabrata chromosome 3, xgBioGlab47.1, whole genome shotgun sequence.
CTGAACTAAATATTTCCTCTTATTCTTGTCACATTTTAGCCATTTACAATTATCTTGTTTCTAGACTTAGAATGTTCTCTTTGTTGTCTCTAGTTTAATTCATTACATGTTTTCCCTGCAGTGTTTGAGAAAAGATGGGAATATAAAATACATACTGTCTGACATCGTTTAAATGCATTCTTGGTATCCTGAAGAATGTTGATTGCCACTTCCTGAGACAGGAATGTTTCTCCGCCAAAGTTCTCTATAGTTGGACCAGTTTTTGTCACTGTGTTAATTCTGGCTTGAATGTCCCGCTTCAGCTCAAAAATGCTgccaatagaaataaaaagcaTCTTTAGTATTTCATTCTTTTACAGTAAACTTCCTATGAAAATAAGGGGTAAAAACTAGAATAAGAATAAAATGATCCTAACACAAGTTAGTTCATGgatttgtttccattttttcaaaaatatttttaaaatgtaatttcaaTCATGTATAGCCCTTAGACATAAATATGTAACCTGAACAGTAACTCTAACTGTAAGTTAAAATCTGcaggtttatttttttcacagACATTTATTTGGTGCAACAAAAACCAGAGTAtgataaagaacaaaataaaaattataatgaatatcctgGCGGGACATGACAGCAAAAGTTGGTTAAAGGTGCAGCAAACATTTTGtagttataataattttttaaatactgctaTGAAAAGTCTCACTAGACAGCAACTCCAACAATggcaacacccccccccctttttttttttaatacatgatACAATTGTTCATTCTTCTATAGAGATGAAAAGTATAGACTTATCTTTTCCTAGTAAAGACAAGAGTTACCTCCCCGTGCACTACTTACCCACCAGTCTGTATCTGTCTTTTCGCATGGTCTTTCTTCTCATAGTAATGCTGTAGCACCATGGAACAATGTTCCCTCAGAGACTGAAGCTCCACACTAAAAGAAAATAGTTGAGAATCAACCATGGTTTTTATCTCAACCACACACAGCGAAGAATTTATTTGCCTCACCTATTCTATACCATTTACTGGCGAGTGGTTAAAAATATTCACTATGCCTCGACTAGAtccatatttaaatataattaaaaattgtagacttttaaacattagaatgtaaatgtggggaaaaaaaaaaggtcttacTCAATATATTTCTCAAGGTGTTGTGAGAAAATAGTTTTCACCAGCTTGTTCAGAAAAGTGGAGTCACCGAGTTTAAACTCATGTTCAATGCAAACTTTGGATAGATCTGCCGTCAACTTTGTAGCTCTtggtagacaaaaaaaaaattaatatgctaataattatactttaaaaaattaaagctgCAAGTTTGTATTTACATAAAGAAAACTATTGTAATTAAGAACGTTTTCAGTAAGAAGaaaatttatgaaaataataattttaaaaagttgcctGCATTCTATGCCAATGGATGTTAACTATTACACTCAGTGCTCAATTTACACATATAGATGTATTATATAGAATAACACAGATGAACAGGAACTCATTGATTGCCATGTGCAGATCTGCAGAAAAAGGGAATTTAAGTTGTCTCTTTGGATAGGTACGAAATGACATTTGAACCTTTTGTTGCATCTATTGTTGAACTATTTCCCACTACTTTAATAAAAGCCTGAAATTTTTCAAATGGACGGTGAGACATCAAAATGGAGGCTGTGCTTGTCATCACAAGACTTTGTGCTATTGCTTATCCCTCAAGATAATTTGATTTGtttgtgatttatttttttcttaaaagtccTCAGAAATCAAATGAGGACACTAGAAGAATGAAAACAAAGACTTGAAGGCTACATTTGTGGTCTATCAGTTAAGATGTTCCCCAAGCTGAGGTCTTCAAGCAATGGAGAACCTAAGCAGGATATTGGCTAAATGTAGATTTATAAGAAAGCATAATCTATTGGactttattttcaaacattgaTCATTTAGATATCTTTAAAGGAACATTGTAATTAGCTGTCACTGTTGTtcttttttggagggggggggggttggataCTTTCTTTGTCAAAGTTCTTGTGATTCTGTGTTAACTTGTacatattcaaaaaaaaaaacggacaggtttgaataatgagaaactCTGAAATCATTAATGATTTGTGTCTGTGTTATCAGTCAGTTACCTTATGAATAAATCATACAGATTGTTCAAGTACACATCTGCATCAGGTTCATTTTCAAGTCTTGATGCTACATGACCCTGAGGAACAAACGAatgtatttttatgttcagAATTAATTTAGTATGATAATATAAACCTAAGAAATCAACTCTGGAGTACAAACAAGGCAGGATCTGGACAGGAGGTAAGTGGGAAATTGACCAACAGATATGGAGGGGGCTGCAGCATTAATGGCAATGTCATGGCTGAAGTGTGCACTGCAGAAACAAGACAGGTGAAGAGGGAGGGACATAAGCCAAAACTTCTCTACACTACAGTCAAAATGTTAACAAAGTCAAATAGCTTCAGATGAATGGCTCAGAGAACAGTGTGAAAGAATCAACAGTGTAACACTAGGTATAACAGTGTAACACTAGGTATAACAATATGACTAGGTATAACAGTGTGACTAGGTATAACAATATGACTAGGTATAACAGTGTAACTAGTTATAACAGTGTGACTAGGTATAACAATATGATTAGGTATAACAGTGTGACTAGTTATAACAGTGTGACTAGGTATAACAATATAACTAGGTATAACAGTGTGACTAGTTATAACAGTGTGACTAGTTATAACAGTGTGACTAGGTATAACAATATGACTAGGTATAACAGTGTGACTAGTTATAACAGTGTGACTAGGTATAACAGTGTAACTAGGTATAACAGTGTGACTAGGTATAACACTGTAAATAGATATTCTACTTTCTTCAACTCAGATTATAGTCTAGTTCTAGAACACTATTAGTCTTCTGCACAACTAGGCATTCGCTCTGTAGAAGTCAAACATAAAACTATACATACAAAAGTAACTATCACTAACAAAAAAACTCACTGACCTGTATACTCCCAAGGAAAAGATTCTGCACAAGTTTGGTCATGACTGTATCAGAGTTGGAGAAGACAGCTTTGGCCAACTTATTGGTTTCAATACACAGAGGAACAATATCAAATATATCATTTGTTTTGAAAGCACCCTATACAAAACAAAGTTCACATGCTGTAAGATTGTAATACTTACATTGATAAGCACAACTTAAGGAAATAGTCAACATGTATTAGGGTCTTTATGATCAAATTTCATTGGTCTTTCACatttttctataaatcaaagATTGATAaccaataatttaaaattaaaagatttcTACCCTCCAAGGAGAAAGAAAACTcttgaattcaaaactctgctGCCTTAAAGCTAACCCAAACATGGAAAAGGCTTCAGAGTCAACGGTTCAACCCTGAGAAAGAATCATGAGCAGGCGTCACTTAGGCAGCACAATGCTATACACTGGCAGAGCCTGTGATGtcactgatcccaaactgtatccgCACTTACCACTCTTTTGGACACACCAGGGGGAACTGCTGTATGGGGGACATTGTTCTGGCCAAAGTTAATGCACAGGCACTCATTTCTATGAAATAAGATGACCCATAGTCGCATCATGCCATAGATATGAATCTCATTTATTGTTTgcagtttttaaactcaaaaaactTATCTGGCTTTTAAGCTAGCAATTGAATAATTGTCTAAGAAGAAATAAAGATTCCTTGATACTTTAAGATTCATAGCAAAGGTTCAAAAACATCATCAGATCATGTGGCCAAAGTTTATGAGGTGATTACCAAGCATGTACAAAACCAAACAATTTTACTTTCTCTAGCAGAAGAATTATTTGAAATGTGACTACTCTTAAAATCTGAACACCAAGAAATATCTAAGTATTTCCATCTAGACTTGAATGATTACTTTTTTCAAGATGGCATTGCAGATTGACAACATGCAATTTAGGCTTCATGGTAATATGATTAATGCAAAACTTGTATTATCATTAAGATCAGCAGCCAAACTCACTATTCATCAATGTTTTTATGATTAAAatgtttgccttttttttattctgcaaATTCTACATCTAGAAATATTTTCTATGAACTAACCTTCTGACATTCAGCTATGAAGACATCTATACACTGACCATAGCTCTAGGAaagggaaaacaaaaacaataaataataatgataatgagtAAATGATGAAACTTCAATTCAATTAAATAGATGGCTTCAAGCAATCTAGggattaacttttaaaaatgtgttataaactaataacaaagagagaaaatatCAACCAATGGTTCATAAGAATACTATTATTCTATTGATACCATCTTTCtgaattattttcaatttctgAACTCTTAAAtctataaaacaacaaaattacaGAAGAATCCTATCCTCCTATATTCTTAAGATGTATAAAAACCTTGAAGTGTTGAAGCAAGTTTGTTATTTTACGCATTTTCTTCTTATCTCCCCCTTGTTGACCAAGACGAAACTCTTCAATTAATTCTTTCTCCACAGCATCATATTTTTCTAAGGAAAATACAAAAGTGAAAACATTTTATCAGTAAAATGGAACACAGTTATTTGAAAATCATCATCATTCAAGACAACAGCAAGTGGCTTcctagaattttaaaataaaaatttgttaaGTCTGGAACAGTCACAACAGTATATATGGGATACGGTTCAGCCTTTACTACCTTAAGTTTGGTCTGAACTTAGCAAAAATAAGACCCAAAGAACCAATCCTGCACTGGGCTTGATAAGGCTTGAGTAGCCTTCAGTATGGGGAAGCCTTTTTGGGACTTATTCCAACATTcaattcattttatttacttCTATATTTTGCCAACAATAttcactagtttttttttttgtttttttttttttgtttgtttaaaaacatgtttcaaaatatacttatctatatatataattctcaaGAGTTGGACGagaatttgtctttgcatttattcattctttactacgtacagaactactttacgagcctcgCAAagtacagtatatcataaaaattctatttccaaCATAGATCACGcacaatagcaagaattaccaaatgtttcaatctatctacgagaattgctgaactaaagtaattcttcattagtttgaggtgcaagaagcttctttcaccagattccaaaattacgggataataccgttttttttttttcgcgtttaggattggcattttccatattgaacgacaccccaaaatgacaatttttgtttacacaTTTCCGGAGATTTGTATGacttttctaaagattttaataatttccagatatttccaggactttttcgtatattttgcaatttcaggaaatTTACCAGGAGTTCCAGGCAAATTGACAGGAGGCcgcaggaaatctgttataacttatacaatggtttaatttaataattcatacacttagaattagcgcgggtcctatgaaagtgtggggcccactgcggtcgcataagtgcGGAACCCACTGTTTCACCTAAAgcaggccctgcaaaatagcggcatatgctacgccaccggtcgactagtatatttatatttctttaacaattaaaatttttaaaaacttaatttaaaaagtttcataAAGAGATTTAATTACATAAATGATGTCATAAGGAAGCAAATAAATTTACCTGCAATTCTTTGTCTTGCAATATCAAACCTAAATATTGACAAAGAATGTAAATACGTTTCGAAATATATACaagtaataatcttttttatatatatattattaagttAATGGTTTACTAAATTCAAATAAAGTTACCAGAAGAATAGTCTAGTAATAGTACAtggaatttttctttttttatgtgaTGCTATGAATTAGATCAAAATTATGTTTGCATACATATGATTACAAGGATAGTTTACAAGACACAATGATTTTGCATAGCTCCATCTTTTactaaactaaaggaatttaaaTAGAAAGTTTAGTCATAAGAACAGTTTCTAAGATCtggtttttataaaaaaaatgtcactaacAACCCTTTCATTTTTGAGGTTTTGATGCCACTTACCTTCCCCCTACAGGTAATTCCAGAGCTATCAGATGAAGTTTCTGTATGACGTCTGCTGTGTGGTGTAACTGAAGTTAGAATAAGTGTCATGGACTAAAAATTCATACCCAGCAtcaaataaatgaaagaaacaaacaaaaaaaaaatgttatatctacatatatgtctttgtttttctacttATTGTTTAGCCTTAACTAGAAATTTCCaaatacttcaacaataatgaAAACAGTTACTTGAAAAGGATCTATCAAGACTGGAGATTTCAGAGGCTCTTCTGTCAAAAACTCCCCTAAATAATGCATGAGACGCTGGGCTTCCACTGCTCTAGCTCTGGGTGTATTGACACTTTCAAGCTGGTCACCCAAGTGTACAACTTTGGTGGCCACATAAGATATTCTCTCATCTAATGTCTGGAAATCTGTATAGAGTGACTGAAAGTTTATAAGAACAAGTAAAAATTGTTAGTATATATTCCAGTGGAACAAAACAAATCCGAGTGATTCAAATGACTCACTATGATAGAAATattcataattaaaataattctaaGATTATATGGCTCTTCATGTctcagaagacaatggatgcgcccaggtgaGTCATTGGCTTTGGTAtcatcttgagacggggcagaatctgatgtgactgatcaagccaattctggagtggcagagtttgccacagttcgtgcatgtatatttaTCTGTCCATGATTTAGTAAATATACTCTTATGGTTTCTAGTTATCTGGAAATTCAATTGGTGACACGATATTCTAGGAGTATGCTACAAACGATGATGCTTTAACTTATACACAAAAAATGAAAGTGAAGCTTATTTCCTTTTGAACCTTTTTAACATACAACACATCTTCTgcagggaagaagaggaaaccgtgcctcatattctgtttgacagccccagacttgctgatctccatcttgacaggtctgggaaacccaaaattctcgacctgtatggcgacatttatgcactaagcaagacagcagggtttctgtccagggcttctgcaagagaggatttgagcccctaaagccctcactcaaatggagtttgatgatgatgatgatgatgaacatAAAACATCAAGTTTTATGAACATAATATAACTAACAGACAAAACAAGCAAGACCACTAGCTATGAACCACAGCAGAAGGACTTTTCTATGAACTCAATAAAAGAACCGGACAGGAGGAAAAAAGGAAGAATTGTGTGAATAAAAACTGTACAGATGGaatatttctaataattttCACCTTCTGCAATGGGTCCATATAGTGGCAGAATGATGATGTATTTGTTTTCCATGTTAACCAATTTTATTCTTACAAAGACACTACAGAAGGTTGTCTAATAGAAACCCTAAAAACATGTCTTTATTCATCAGAGCTGCTGTAAACATAATCCTAAAATAAGTCTCAACAAAAAAGGATTTTACCTGGTTTTTCTTTTGTAACTCTGCTACTCTATTCCAATGACGTTTCTCTTCATCTTTACATTCCAACTCCAACTTGTCAATTTTTTTCTGTACCTTGTtcatgaaatataaatattgttttatttttatttaaaattatacttGTATGTGACAGGGTGGGAGGAGATATAGAAGTAATGAAATATTGCAAATATTTACTATaaatagatacatttttttatttctaactaAAATTAAAGAATCTCAAAATTCAATGAATAtaataaaagatttaaatgcAGAGTGCCTAAATACAAACCTggttatttttatcttttaaatctTTGATCATTTTTTCAAAAGCTGTGTGAAGAATGACAGGATCAAACTCCTCTGGACTACTTCTAGCATTAGCTCCCATTGTCTTCCATGCCAGGCGCTCCACAAACTCATGGACGCTGAAAGGTTcctggaatttaaaaaattacatatgtctaatttttaaaaaattccttaTATAGTATTTTGATGATGTACAGAAATAAACTTTGCATGATAAAAAAACCTTATGAGCAATAATGATTAACAGGTTTagatatcattaaatatttataaggaATTCAAATAAAGAGAAGTGTTTAAGAATTATTGGTTATTACATTATCACTGATTTACTagctaatatttttttgtataatatCAAAAGGGCTGTTACTTCAAGCAAATACCTAGAAAATGGTGAGACTATTTGAAAGCCTACAAAACTAGTAGATTATAATCTGACAATGGTCAATATGATAGGTAGAAATAGTCTAATTTTCTCTGAATCATAATCTGTTTCACATTAGCATTGCTCTAAAACTTATGTTTTGCGTTTGATAatcaaattaaattttctttatgttttgaAGTTTTgtataattacattaattagtgaGTACAAGACAATCAAATGAGGaataaatataatgtatattTTCAGAGGGTACATCTTGTCATTCTTGTTACATTGTTGTTGGCTTATTTTGATACTACTAGTACTGTCAACAATATAAAGACCTAGGGTAAATACATATATCTTATTCTTATTAATCTACATTTAAAATTCTTTATAGATTCTACatctctagttctagatgttgTTCTAGATGCTACTACTACTAGACTGACTAGATTTACTAGAGTAAAGAGTGAGAGTCTCAGTCTAGTAGAAAGTACTTCAAACTTCAAGTAGTAGTTTACCTGTTCAAGTTCTTCCACagacatatttaattttactatACTAGATCTTGTTATCACAAGTGACAAGTGTAATAAGtcaaatctagattattctagatctagaatcatctagagatctagataatgattgatagatctagacctagacttctaatattaattaattaattttattaattaatttaatgagtaaattaaatatttaatagtatagtagtctagtctctagattctatttttcGGGATTCCTATTCGGAAAGTGCTTGATCTACATCATTGGAATCTTATCTAGTCTAggtatagattagatctacatagatctagtgtctaaatctagatcacaacatagatctagatcaaaattgaTGGTACGGTAGCAGACATTATTTATCTAAAAGTGAAAGGAGGAAGTAAGGGGTGTGTGAACTATTTTTAATTCCAATCTATTATTGCGGCCGCCGTGTCAATAAGAGGAGGAAAGCAATCACACTTCTGATTGACTGCATAAAACTTGTCATGAATTTGTTAAAAGAAGGACGAAGTAAAAGAaagttctacgactgaaggaggccaataataAAGTGGTATTTTACATCTCGATAGATAATCTTTTACCTTTCCTTCTCGCGTGActtaagaggccaatccttgacgCACAACTTATCGGTCACAGGCGACTCACAGGatggcatctgtaatcaccagacgACGCAGC
It encodes:
- the LOC106075901 gene encoding exocyst complex component 5-like isoform X2 → MGANARSSPEEFDPVILHTAFEKMIKDLKDKNNQVQKKIDKLELECKDEEKRHWNRVAELQKKNQSLYTDFQTLDERISYVATKVVHLGDQLESVNTPRARAVEAQRLMHYLGEFLTEEPLKSPVLIDPFQLHHTADVIQKLHLIALELPVGGRFDIARQRIAEKYDAVEKELIEEFRLGQQGGDKKKMRKITNLLQHFKSYGQCIDVFIAECQKGAFKTNDIFDIVPLCIETNKLAKAVFSNSDTVMTKLVQNLFLGSIQGHVASRLENEPDADVYLNNLYDLFIRATKLTADLSKVCIEHEFKLGDSTFLNKLVKTIFSQHLEKYIDVELQSLREHCSMVLQHYYEKKDHAKRQIQTGGIFELKRDIQARINTVTKTGPTIENFGGETFLSQEVAINILQDTKNAFKRCQTLSSSPSSDAIKIFELLIQYLVTEHIDYAVEIGLLGIPPAEPKVEPEIYFFDLVSEANTLFHLFEKQFTDSFIPLIMSSQQHGFCVKRKRELKELLESKIDTGLDRSVNAIIGWIHHIFQTEQKKSDFRPETEDAPMHLISPAAMSVTKFLQAQVKEIQTRLDGKNVDIVLSTLGQRFHRLTYEHLTQFSYNFMGAMLVICDVNEYRKLVKEQIRIPLVTQLFEHLHALCNLLVVVPENIKVVCSGEQLADLDDSILQSFVQLRADYRTAKISTKLK
- the LOC106075901 gene encoding exocyst complex component 5-like isoform X1; the protein is MSVEELEQEPFSVHEFVERLAWKTMGANARSSPEEFDPVILHTAFEKMIKDLKDKNNQVQKKIDKLELECKDEEKRHWNRVAELQKKNQSLYTDFQTLDERISYVATKVVHLGDQLESVNTPRARAVEAQRLMHYLGEFLTEEPLKSPVLIDPFQLHHTADVIQKLHLIALELPVGGRFDIARQRIAEKYDAVEKELIEEFRLGQQGGDKKKMRKITNLLQHFKSYGQCIDVFIAECQKGAFKTNDIFDIVPLCIETNKLAKAVFSNSDTVMTKLVQNLFLGSIQGHVASRLENEPDADVYLNNLYDLFIRATKLTADLSKVCIEHEFKLGDSTFLNKLVKTIFSQHLEKYIDVELQSLREHCSMVLQHYYEKKDHAKRQIQTGGIFELKRDIQARINTVTKTGPTIENFGGETFLSQEVAINILQDTKNAFKRCQTLSSSPSSDAIKIFELLIQYLVTEHIDYAVEIGLLGIPPAEPKVEPEIYFFDLVSEANTLFHLFEKQFTDSFIPLIMSSQQHGFCVKRKRELKELLESKIDTGLDRSVNAIIGWIHHIFQTEQKKSDFRPETEDAPMHLISPAAMSVTKFLQAQVKEIQTRLDGKNVDIVLSTLGQRFHRLTYEHLTQFSYNFMGAMLVICDVNEYRKLVKEQIRIPLVTQLFEHLHALCNLLVVVPENIKVVCSGEQLADLDDSILQSFVQLRADYRTAKISTKLK